The following is a genomic window from Verrucosispora sp. WMMD573.
TTCGCCAGGCGGCCGCGATCGTGCTGGTGGCGATGGCCATGCAACCGCATCTGAGACAGCGGGTCAGGGCCGAGCTGGATCGCTGGGCAGCCGGGTCGGCCAGCCATCTGCGGGACACCGTGGCGCGAGCCCACGAACTCGGGCTGGCTCGTCTCTGGCCGGACGCGGCGCTGGTGCAGCTACGGCAGGTCGCGTCGGCGCGCATGCAGCGCTGGAACAATTCGGTGGTCCGGGGCCTGGTCGAGGTGTACCAGAGCGGCCACGCGGCCGCCCTGGTGCCCGATCTGGTCGAGTGGACCCGGTCGCCCGACCGTGAGGTACCGCTGCACGCAGCCCGCACGCTGCGGGTGCTGGCCGAACGGTGGGCGCGACCGCCGCGGGAACACTGGCCGGAACTGCTGGACCTCGCCCGTACGGGAGTTGTCACCGACGATGACCTGGCGACGCTGTGGGCGACCGCGCTGAGCCTGCCGGAAACGGCGTACCGGTCCTGGCGGACCCTCGGCTTCTGGCTCAACCGGGCGGACGGCCATCCGGAGGTCGCTGGACACGTCCTGGCGCTGCTGCGACTCGTGGTGGCGGAACGGATTCCGTTGCGTAGGCGACTCCACCACCAGCTACGGCATGTGTGGCGTCCGGTGATGCCCCGGAACGCCCTGCTTGCCGATGTCGGACAACTTATCGATGAGGACAGCCGATGAGCACTCAACCCGCCGGAAACCCGCACGTCCGCCACTCGGTGCCGAGGCAGACTGATCGCCGATGGTGGCACTCCATCTTTCCGCCGTCCCCGGCTCCGCTGCCGCTTGTACCCGTTCGGGTGAGCTTTCGGCAGGACGTACCGCAGGCCCTCCTGGTGCCGGCCAAGGGCGACGCTTTCGACTTCCGCCTGCACGCCGTCTACCTCTGGACCGCGTCGAACATGGGATTCGAGGAGCTGCGCCTGCGCGCCGAACGATTGCTGCCGTGGGCGGGTGGGATCGTTCGGGAGCGGGCGGTCGACCTCGCCCGCGAGCACGAGCCACACCGCGCGCACGACCTGGAGCGGGCGCTGAACAACCTCCTGATGCACCAACGTTGGCCGCAGGACGCGAACCTGCCGCAGTTCGGCGTTCATCTGCGGGTCAGCCCCGACGAGCGGGTCCGGGAGCGGCTGCGCCCGTACTGGGAGGAGCGGATCGAGCTCGAGTGCCACCACGAACTACAGAAGATCCGCGCCTGGCAGGCCGACGATTTGACCCGCCGGTGGGCTGCGGTGTTGCAGAGCCTGGAGGACGACCCGGTGACCGGGCATGCGGCGCGGCTGGCCGGAGAGCAGTTCGCCGAGGTCTTCCAGCGGTACGTGGTGGAGCGCCGTGACACCGTCCCGGATTTGGTGAGTCTGCTGCGGGAGGCGGTGAAGGGCCATGGTGATCTTGGTCTCGGGCCGTCCGAGTACACGCAGGCGTGGGACGCCGCGGTGCGGACGTACGAACGTCAGCACGGGCTGTCGGGGCGGGCCAACTGATCGTGCGGTGGCCCTCTTCGGCACCGGAGGGCCACCGCACCCTGCATTACATCACCATGCGCACAGCTGTATGACCTTGCAGTAACTTCCCTTCGGGGCTATTCTCACTGCATAGTCATGCGGAGGTAGGTATGGGGATTCGGGCTGTGGTCGCCGGAGCAAGTGGGTACGCCGGTGGCGAGCTGCTCCGCCTGGTCGCCGGACACCCCGAGTTCGACCTGGTCGCGGCGACCGCACACAGTCAGGCCGGGCAACGGCTCGACGCCGTCCATCCGCAGCTGACCGGGCTGGACGTGATCCTCGGTGCGACCGCGCCGGAGGTGCTGGCCGAGGCAGACCTCGTCTTCCTCGCCCTGCCGCACGGTGAGTCCGCCGCCCTCGCGGCGCAACTGCCCGCCGGAGTCCGGATCGTCGATCTCGGCGCCGACCACCGGCTGGTGGACGCCGACGCCTGGGCCCGTTACTACGGCGGCCCGCACGCGGGTGCGTGGACCTACGGCCTGCCCGAGCTGCCCGGCCAGCGCGAGCGGATCGCCGCCGCGGAACGGGTGGCCAGCACCGGCTGCTACGCGGCGACGATCACCCTGGCGCTGGCTCCGCTGATCACCGCCGGCGCGGCCCGGCCCGACGACGTGGTGGTCGTCGCCGCGTCGGGCACCTCGGGCGCGGGCCGGGCCGCCAAGGCGCACCTGCTGGCCAGTGAGGTGATGGGCGACCTGTCGCCCTACAAGGTGGGCGCGCACCAGCACGTACCCGAGATCAAGCAGGCCACCGGGGCGACCGGGCTGTCGTTCACGCCGGTGCTGGCACCGATGCCGCGCGGCATCCTGGCCACGGTCACCGCGTTGCCGACCGGCGAGGCCGAGCCGCGCGCGGTGCTGGCACAGGCGTACGCGGACGAGCCGTTCGTGCATCTGCTGCCCGAGGGGCGGTGGCCGCACACCGCCGCCACGCTCGGCGGCAACTCCTGTCATCTGCAGGCCACCGTCGATGCCGACTCCGGTCGGCTTATCGTGGTCGCCGCGCTGGACAACCTCGGCAAGGGTGCCGCCGGTCAGGCGGTGCAGAACGCCAATCTGATGTTCGATCTGCCCGAAACCACGGGCCTGTCCGTCTGGGGGACCGCACCATGACCGTGACCACACCCCAGGGTTTCCGGGCGGCCGGGGTGCCCGCCGGCCTGAAGACCAGCGGCGAGCCGGATGTGGCGCTGGTGGTGAACGACGGCCCCGACGCCGGTGCCGCCGGTGTCTTCACCACCAACCGGGTCAAGGCCGCGCCGGTGCTCTGGACCCAGCAGGTCGTCCGGGGTGGCATGGTGCGGGCGGTGGTGCTCAACTCCGGTGGCGCGAACGCCTGCACCGGCCCGGCCGGCTTCCAGGACACCCACGCCACCGCCGAGCACACCGCTGCCGCGTTGGCCGAGGCCGCCGGGCATCAGATCGGCGCGGGCGAGGTGGCGGTCTGCTCCACCGGCCTGATCGGCGAGCGGCTGCCCATGGACCGGC
Proteins encoded in this region:
- the argC gene encoding N-acetyl-gamma-glutamyl-phosphate reductase — encoded protein: MGIRAVVAGASGYAGGELLRLVAGHPEFDLVAATAHSQAGQRLDAVHPQLTGLDVILGATAPEVLAEADLVFLALPHGESAALAAQLPAGVRIVDLGADHRLVDADAWARYYGGPHAGAWTYGLPELPGQRERIAAAERVASTGCYAATITLALAPLITAGAARPDDVVVVAASGTSGAGRAAKAHLLASEVMGDLSPYKVGAHQHVPEIKQATGATGLSFTPVLAPMPRGILATVTALPTGEAEPRAVLAQAYADEPFVHLLPEGRWPHTAATLGGNSCHLQATVDADSGRLIVVAALDNLGKGAAGQAVQNANLMFDLPETTGLSVWGTAP